From Agrobacterium tumefaciens, a single genomic window includes:
- a CDS encoding chemotaxis protein CheW, giving the protein MNQPLLKKTDGFWGDFSEVEVLTFNIAGETFAIEAVKVQEILDLLPETAVPGAKPFVASVINFRGKVIPLADIRLAFGMDATERTIDSRIVVVELLLDNETTLVGIRTDKVNEVTTFSRAASEPPPSVGMRWRADYIHCLIKRGSEFVILPNLTAIFTAHRDAGPGVGSTRGNVIELSKEH; this is encoded by the coding sequence ATGAACCAGCCTTTGTTGAAAAAAACCGACGGATTCTGGGGTGATTTCAGCGAGGTGGAGGTGCTTACCTTCAACATCGCCGGCGAAACCTTTGCCATAGAAGCTGTGAAAGTACAGGAAATCCTCGACCTTTTGCCAGAAACCGCGGTTCCCGGCGCAAAGCCCTTCGTGGCGAGCGTGATAAACTTTCGCGGCAAGGTCATTCCCCTTGCCGACATTCGCCTCGCTTTTGGCATGGACGCCACTGAGCGCACGATCGACAGCCGCATCGTCGTCGTCGAGCTTCTGCTCGACAACGAAACCACATTGGTCGGCATCCGCACCGACAAGGTGAATGAGGTAACAACATTTAGCAGGGCCGCTAGCGAACCCCCACCCAGCGTTGGGATGCGGTGGCGCGCAGATTACATCCACTGCCTCATCAAACGGGGCAGCGAATTCGTCATTCTTCCAAATCTCACAGCAATTTTCACGGCACACCGCGACGCGGGTCCGGGCGTAGGCAGCACACGCGGCAACGTCATCGAACTTTCCAAGGAGCATTGA